In a genomic window of Passer domesticus isolate bPasDom1 chromosome 3, bPasDom1.hap1, whole genome shotgun sequence:
- the ENAH gene encoding protein enabled homolog isoform X4: protein MKAAEELKEGCHNSPTLPRQNSQLPSQVQNGPSQEEMEIQRRQLQEQQRQKELERERLDRERMERERLERERLERERLERERLEQEQLERERQERERQERLERERQEKERQDRERLERLERERQERERQEQLEREQLEWERERRISNAAPSFDNSPYSTPLPEYSSCQPPSAPPPSYAKAVSAPMAEATPEYAVVTSAPPTSTPPTPPLRHSASRFATSLGSAFHPVLPHYATVPRPLNKSSRPPSPVGAAATLPPSTKPAAWAAPSFAPLPPSPPVMISSPPGKATGPRPVLPVSASNAATQPSTSPTAPNGLPENLAYPVPSPSTSGPTPPPPPPPPPLPSFPPLSLSGPQASPSPNSPNASTPSSKPSVLPSPSAATPASVENSLNSVLGDSSASEPVLQAASQPVEAPSQQGAVQGPPAPPPPPPLPPGPAQSSVAAPPPPGPPPPPPLPPSGPPPPPPPPPPLPSQAPPVPLPPPAPPLPASGFSAGFVSEDNRPLTGLAAALAGAKLRKVSRGEDSSSSSGGGGGSASSKTDGGRGNGPLPLGGSGLMEEMSALLARRRRIAEKGSTEPEQKEDKAEESESSSSKVSSTSTPELTRKPWERTNTVNGSKSPVISRRESPWKNLLASENRFYDSLNRPKSTPTGQPSANGVQSEGLDYDRLKQDILDEMRKELTKLKEELIDAIRQELSKSNTA from the exons ACAGTTGCAAGAGCAACAGAGGCAGAAGGAGCTGGAACGGGAGAGGCTGGATCGTGAACGGATGGAACgggagaggctggagagagaGAGGCTGGAAAGGGAAAGACTGGAAAGAGAgcgcctggagcaggagcagctggagagagAACGGCAGGAAAGGGAACGGCAAGAGCGCCTGGAAAGGGAGAGACAAGAGAAGGAGAGGCAGGACCGCGAGAGACTGGAACGGCTCGAACGGGAGAGGCAAGAAAGAGAACGGCAAGAACAGTTGGAAAGGGAACAGTTGGAatgggaaagagagagaagaatttCAAATGCTG CTCCATCTTTCGACAACTCCCCGTATAGCACTCCACTTCCTGAATACTCCAGTTGCCAGCCTCCTTCAGCACCTCCTCCATCATATGCAAAAGCAGTCTCAGCGCCAATGGCCGAGGCCACACCGGAGTACGCTGTAGTGACTTCTGCACCACCGACTTCCACTCCCCCTACACCGCCTCTAAGGCACTCTGCATCACGTTTTGCTACATCCCTAGGCTCGGCTTTCCACCCCGTCCTCCCCCATTACGCTACGGTTCCTCGTCCGCTCAACAAGAGCTCCCGGCCCCCTTCTCCGGTCGGTGCCGCGGCCACTCTGCCTCCCAGCACCAAGCCCGCGGCCTGGGCCGCGCCCAGTTTTGCCCCCCTGCCCCCGTCTCCTCCAGTCATGATAAGCAGCCCACCAGGCAAAGCCACCGGCCCGAGACCCGTCCTCCCGGTGTCGGCTTCCAACGCGGCGACCCAGCCGTCCACGTCTCCCACGGCTCCTAACGGGCTTCCTGAAAACCTGGCTTATCCGGTTCCTTCACCTTCTACCTCAGGTCCAACGCCGCCTCCGCCACCTCCTCCCCCCCCACTGCCTTCCTTTCCGCCTCTGTCACTCTCTGGGCCTCAAGCTTCTCCTTCTCCCAACTCCCCGAATGCCTCGACTCCCTCATCCAAGCCTAGTgttctcccttctccctctgcagcTACCCCTGCCTCTGTTGAGAACTCTCTAAACTCTGTGCTGGGAGACTCCTCTGCTTCTGAGCCAGTCTTGCAGGCAGCCTCTCAGCCGGTTGAAGCTCCGAGCCAGCAGG GTGCTGTCCAAGGACCTCCTgcacctcctcctccacctcccctGCCCCCGGGCCCAGCTCAGTCTTCGGTAGCAGCCCCACCTCCTCCTGGCCCCCCGCCACCTCCTCCACTGCCGCCTTCGGGGcctcccccgccgccgccgccgcctcctccgcTGCCCAGCCAGGCCCCTCCCGTTCCCCTGCCGCCTCCGGCTCCCCCCCTGCCAGCCTCTGGATTTTCAGCGGGATTCGTGTCCGAGGATAACCGCCCTTTAACTGGACTAGCAGCTGCGCTTGCTGGAGCCAAACTTAGGAAAGTCTCACGG GGTGAAGACTCCTCCAGTTcgagtggaggaggaggaggctctgCTTCATCCAAAACAGACGGTGGCCGTGGAAATGGACCCCTTCCCTTGGGAGGCAGTGGGTTGATGGAGGAAATgagtgccctgctggccaggag GAGAAGAATTGCTGAAAAGGGATCAACAGAACCAGAGCAGAAAGAAGATAAAGCT GAAGAATCAGAGTCTTCATCTTCTAAGGTTTCTTCAACAAGCACACCTG AACTAACAAGAAAGCCTTGGGAAAGGACAAATACAGTGAATGGAAGCAAGTCACCTGTTATTTCCAG ACGGGAATCTCCATGGAAAAATCTGCTTGCTTCTGAAAACAGGTTCTATGATTCATTAAACAG ACCAAAATCTACACCAACGGGACAGCCCAGTGCCAATGGAGTACAGTCAGAAGGTCTAGATTATGACAGATTGAAGCAG GACATTTTAGATGAAATGAGGAAGGAGTTAACGAAATTAAAGGAAGAACTCATTGATG ctATCAGGCAGGAGCTCAGCAAGTCCAATACTGCATAG